The following nucleotide sequence is from Campylobacter coli 76339.
TAGGAGCTGATGGAAAACCTCTTTTAACAGCAATGCCTTTAGTACAAGAAGCAATGCGTGAATATTATGGTAGTTTCGGAGTTCATTTTATTACCATAGCTATTGTTTTATTTGCTATCACTTCTTTAATAGGAAATTATTACTATGCTCAAGCTAATGTAAAATATCTTACAAATTCTAAATTGGTAATGAATTTATTTAGAATTACTGCTGTGGCAATGATTTTTATAGGTTCTCAAATGAATTTAAAACTCGCTTGGAGCTTGGCAGATTTAACCATGGCATTTATGGCGGTTACAAATATTATTTCTCTACTACTTTTGGGTGGTATAGTTAATAAAGTATTGAAAGATTTCAATGCTCAGCAAAACTCTAAAATAGATCCTCAATTTAGCGCTTCAAAACTAGGTATTAAAAACGCTGAATGTTGGGACTAATTAAAAAGCCTTGGTTTTAAGGCTTTTTAATGATTTAAAACTTTATTTAAAAATTCTTTTAATCTTTCATTTTTAGGATTTTCAAATACTTCTTTAGGGCTTGCATCTACTGCAAGCTCTCCTTTATCCATGAAAAAAATACGATTAGCGACATTTCTAGCAAAACCCATTTCATGAGTAACTACTATCATGGTAAGCCCTTCAGCGGCCAAATCTTTCATGATGCTTAAAACTTCTCCTATCATCTCAGGATCAAGTGCTGAAGTAGGCTCATCAAATAAAATCACATCGGGATTCATCATCAAACTTCTTGCTATGGCAATGCGTTGCTTTTGTCCACCTGAAAGTTTATGTGGCATTACTTCTTTTTTATCAGATAATCCTACTTTTTTAAGTAAAATTTCGGCTTTTTTTACAGCTTCATCCTCATTTAAAATTCCTGTTTTTATAGGAGCTAAACATAAATTTTGCAATACATTTTTATTGGCAAAAAGATTAAAATGCTGAAAAACCATACTGACTTTTTGGCGAATTTTATTAATATCAGTTTGTTCATCTAAAATATTGTGACCCTTGATAAGAATTTCTCCACTGTCTGCAAGTTCTAGGCGGTTGATACAACGCAAAAAGGTGCTTTTTCCACCTCCACTTGGACCTATAACAGATATAATATCACCTTTGGAAATTTTTGTACTAATATTTTTAATAACTTCTAAATTTCCATATTTTTTATTTAAATTTCGAATCTCAATCATTTTTGCTCATCCTTAACTCAAGTTTCTTAGCAAAATAACTAAAAATTTTTACACTTATATAATATACAAGCCCTGTAAAAATAAGAGGTTTTGGGTTGTATAATACTGCTTGAAGACTTTGGCTTTGCATAGTAATGTCAATAACGCTTATAAATCCAACCACAGAGGTTTCTTTAAATAAAGAAATAAATTCATTTGCCAAAGCAGGTAAGATATTTTTAGTTGCTTGGGGTAATATAATTTCTTTCATCGAAGTTTTATAATCAAGCCCCATAGCACGCGCCGCTTCCATTTGTCCTTTATCGACACTATTAATCCCGCTTCTTACGATTTCTGCTATATATGCAGAGCTATTAAGTCCTAGCGCAAATATTGCTGCGTAAAGATTGTCAATAAAGGTAAATATCACGAAAGCAAAAATCATGAGTTGTAGTATTACAGGGGTTCCTCTTATGATATCAATATATTCATCTATAATAAAATTTAAAACTTTTATCTTTGAAAAGCGTAAAATAGCAAGACTAAAGCCAACAACTATACCTATAATTGCTGAACAAGCAGTGAGCAAAAGAGTAGTGAAATAACTTTTAACATAAGCTTGTGCATTTGGAGTATAATCATAATTTATAACTCCACTAGCTTCTTTTATTTGTAAAATTTCAATAGGAAACGAAAAATATCCCCAAAAAAGAATAATGGTAAAAAATACGAATATCCTTATATTTTTTTGATTCAAAACACAACCTTTATCAAAAATTTTTGACTTAAATTTTATAAAATTATCGTTTGATTTTTCTTTAAAGATTTGCAATAATATGTTAGAATTTTCAAAAAAGGCTTCATGATATGATAGTTTTAGATTTTATTTTAGTCGTAGCTTTTGTACTTTTTATGATATTTTTAATAGTAGGATTTAACCGTCAAATGAGTGAAAAAGCTAAAATTCGAGAAGAAAAATTTAAAAATAAGGAGAGAAAAAATGAGTAAAAAAGTATTGATTCCTTTGGCTCAAGGTTTTGAAGAAGCTGAGTTTATAGGTATAGCAGATGTATTAAAAAGAGCTGCGGAACTAAGTGGAAATTTAGAGGTGATTATCGCTTCTTTGGATAATGAACTTTTGGTAAAAGGAGCAAATGGGATCAGCATAAAAGCAGACTGCTCTTTAGAAGCTGTAGATACTAAAAATCTTGATGCAATAGCTCTAGCAGGCGGCTTTAATGGTATGAATAATCTTAAAAATTCTAATGAAATTTTAAGTATTATTAAAAAACTACACAGTGATGGAAAAATTGTTTCTGCAATTTGTGCTTCTCCTATAGTATTGGATGCTGCTGGAGTTTTAGAGGGTGATTTTTCTTGCTATCCAAGCTGCGAAACAGGTCTTAGAGGAAATAGAATCAATAAAGCTGTGGTTGTAAATAAAAATGTTGTTACAAGTGCAGGTCCTGCAACAGCTATTTTATTTGGTCTAGAACTTGCAAGACAATTGTGCGGCGATGAAATTTATAATTCATTGTACGAAGGCTTACTTATCCCTTTAACAAAATAAGTATTTTTCTATGATAGTGTTTTTTACACTATCATAA
It contains:
- a CDS encoding Putative glutamine transport ATP-binding protein — encoded protein: MIEIRNLNKKYGNLEVIKNISTKISKGDIISVIGPSGGGKSTFLRCINRLELADSGEILIKGHNILDEQTDINKIRQKVSMVFQHFNLFANKNVLQNLCLAPIKTGILNEDEAVKKAEILLKKVGLSDKKEVMPHKLSGGQKQRIAIARSLMMNPDVILFDEPTSALDPEMIGEVLSIMKDLAAEGLTMIVVTHEMGFARNVANRIFFMDKGELAVDASPKEVFENPKNERLKEFLNKVLNH
- a CDS encoding Putative amino acid ABC tansporter permease protein, producing MNQKNIRIFVFFTIILFWGYFSFPIEILQIKEASGVINYDYTPNAQAYVKSYFTTLLLTACSAIIGIVVGFSLAILRFSKIKVLNFIIDEYIDIIRGTPVILQLMIFAFVIFTFIDNLYAAIFALGLNSSAYIAEIVRSGINSVDKGQMEAARAMGLDYKTSMKEIILPQATKNILPALANEFISLFKETSVVGFISVIDITMQSQSLQAVLYNPKPLIFTGLVYYISVKIFSYFAKKLELRMSKND
- a CDS encoding Small hydrophobic protein, coding for MIVLDFILVVAFVLFMIFLIVGFNRQMSEKAKIREEKFKNKERKNE
- a CDS encoding DJ-1/YajL/PfpI superfamily, includes chaperone protein YajL (former ThiJ), parkinsonism-associated protein DJ-1, peptidases PfpI, Hsp31, with translation MSKKVLIPLAQGFEEAEFIGIADVLKRAAELSGNLEVIIASLDNELLVKGANGISIKADCSLEAVDTKNLDAIALAGGFNGMNNLKNSNEILSIIKKLHSDGKIVSAICASPIVLDAAGVLEGDFSCYPSCETGLRGNRINKAVVVNKNVVTSAGPATAILFGLELARQLCGDEIYNSLYEGLLIPLTK